The bacterium genome includes a window with the following:
- a CDS encoding integrase core domain-containing protein, producing MTYRHFGISSATFYRWWHRYAPRRLERLEDDWGTRRPHAVRQPQMPPALVAAIRAVRERYPRWGKEKLGVILRREGWTVSASTVGRTLTRLRAHGQLVEPAVVRTGQARWRRRRARPYAQRLPWGYTAAQPGDLVEIDATPIEVLPGLRRVHFTARDIVSRKDVLAAPTRLTSRAAERVLRDEFGRFGFPVRALQIDGGSEFKAVFEAACAERGIALFVLPPRSPQLNGHVERAHRTHQEEFCGLTEIPASLAEHNALLRRWEETYNNFRPHQALGYLTPNEYLRRWQARQQPTRT from the coding sequence TTGACCTACCGCCACTTCGGGATCAGTTCCGCGACGTTCTACCGCTGGTGGCACCGCTATGCGCCCCGTCGGCTGGAGCGTCTGGAAGACGATTGGGGGACCCGTCGGCCGCATGCCGTCCGGCAGCCCCAGATGCCCCCGGCTCTTGTGGCGGCGATTCGGGCGGTGCGCGAACGGTATCCGCGGTGGGGCAAGGAGAAATTGGGCGTGATCCTGCGGCGCGAGGGCTGGACGGTCTCCGCGTCGACCGTCGGCCGGACGCTGACGCGGCTGCGGGCTCACGGCCAGCTCGTGGAGCCGGCGGTGGTCCGGACCGGACAGGCCCGCTGGCGCCGCCGGCGCGCCCGGCCCTATGCGCAGCGGCTGCCGTGGGGGTACACCGCCGCGCAGCCGGGGGATCTGGTCGAGATCGACGCGACCCCGATCGAAGTGCTGCCCGGCCTCCGGCGCGTCCATTTCACCGCCCGGGATATCGTGAGCCGCAAGGATGTGCTGGCCGCCCCCACGCGGTTGACGAGTCGGGCGGCCGAACGGGTGCTCCGCGACGAGTTTGGCCGCTTTGGGTTTCCCGTCCGGGCCCTCCAGATCGATGGCGGCTCCGAGTTTAAGGCGGTGTTTGAAGCGGCCTGCGCCGAGCGGGGGATCGCCCTCTTCGTGCTGCCCCCCCGCTCGCCCCAACTCAATGGCCACGTGGAGCGGGCGCACCGGACGCACCAGGAAGAGTTTTGTGGTCTCACGGAGATCCCGGCGTCCCTCGCGGAGCACAACGCCTTACTCAGGCGCTGGGAAGAGACCTATAACAACTTTCGCCCACACCAGGCGCTCGGCTACCTCACGCCGAACGAGTACCTCCGCCGCTGGCAGGCGCGCCAGCAACCGACTCGCACATGA